A region of Rhizobium sp. CCGE531 DNA encodes the following proteins:
- the nifS gene encoding cysteine desulfurase NifS has translation MRPIYLDNNATTHVDAQVLQAMLPFFTGQFGNASSMHDIGAAAGAVMKAARRQLQALIGAQFDHELIFTSGGTESDNTAILSGLDVMPERTEIVTSAVEHPAVLTLCTHLEKTRGVKVHRIPVDHHGRLDLNAYGKALSARVALVSIMWANNETGTIFPVAELAEMAKKVGALFHTDAVQAVGRLPMDLKSTAIDMLSLSGHKLHGPKGIGALYVRRGVPFSSLIKGGHQERDRRAGTENTPGIVGLGKAAELALGCMDDETTRVKLLRDRLEQGLLERIPDAFVTGDPLERLPNTANIAFDSIDGEAIQSLLNRDGIACSSGSACSSGSLERSHVLEAMGIRGARGAIRFSFSRYNCEEDVNRVFEVLPGIVEKLRDLSPISSKRTKCW, from the coding sequence TTGAGGCCTATCTACCTCGACAATAACGCGACGACGCATGTCGACGCCCAGGTTCTCCAGGCGATGCTGCCGTTCTTTACAGGTCAGTTTGGCAACGCTTCGTCGATGCACGACATTGGCGCCGCTGCCGGCGCCGTGATGAAAGCGGCGCGTCGTCAGTTGCAAGCTCTGATCGGTGCGCAGTTCGACCATGAGCTCATTTTCACCTCAGGCGGGACCGAAAGCGACAATACGGCGATCCTTTCCGGGCTCGACGTGATGCCCGAGCGTACGGAGATCGTCACCTCGGCAGTCGAGCATCCGGCAGTGTTGACGCTCTGCACCCATCTTGAGAAGACGCGCGGCGTCAAAGTGCATAGAATTCCGGTGGATCACCATGGCCGACTCGACCTTAACGCCTACGGCAAGGCCCTTTCCGCTCGCGTGGCACTTGTTTCGATCATGTGGGCGAACAACGAGACGGGTACGATATTCCCGGTGGCTGAGCTTGCCGAGATGGCCAAGAAAGTCGGCGCACTTTTCCATACGGACGCAGTGCAGGCCGTCGGCAGGCTTCCGATGGACCTGAAGTCGACCGCTATCGACATGCTGTCGCTCTCCGGTCACAAACTACATGGGCCGAAAGGTATCGGCGCACTGTATGTAAGGCGGGGTGTGCCTTTCTCCTCGCTAATTAAGGGAGGGCATCAGGAGCGCGACCGACGTGCGGGCACGGAGAATACGCCCGGAATTGTAGGTCTTGGCAAGGCGGCCGAACTGGCCTTAGGGTGCATGGACGACGAAACCACACGGGTGAAGCTGCTCCGCGACCGATTGGAGCAGGGACTTCTTGAGCGCATTCCCGACGCCTTCGTCACCGGTGATCCGCTGGAGCGGTTGCCCAATACTGCAAACATTGCCTTCGATAGCATCGATGGCGAGGCCATACAGTCTCTGCTCAATCGTGACGGCATCGCCTGCTCCTCCGGCTCCGCCTGTTCCTCTGGCTCCTTGGAGCGGAGCCATGTCCTAGAAGCCATGGGCATCCGGGGCGCACGCGGGGCGATACGCTTCTCCTTTTCACGCTATAACTGCGAGGAGGATGTCAACCGGGTGTTTGAAGTGCTGCCAGGGATCGTGGAGAAACTGCGCGACCTTTCCCCAATATCTTCAAAGCGCACGAAATGCTGGTGA
- a CDS encoding transposase, with product MDAGVNAWFDDELAGSTFADERLGKRLRRLVERLDGAMGASVPLACQDWANTKAVKCRPPR from the coding sequence ATGGACGCAGGAGTGAATGCGTGGTTTGATGACGAACTTGCCGGTTCCACCTTCGCAGACGAGCGGCTTGGCAAGCGGTTACGTCGGCTTGTGGAGAGATTGGACGGAGCCATGGGAGCAAGCGTTCCACTGGCGTGTCAGGACTGGGCCAACACCAAGGCGGTCAAGTGCAGACCGCCGCGATGA